Part of the Clostridia bacterium genome is shown below.
CAGATGATACATAAGCAACTTTTGCCTTTTCTATCAACCCAAGTGCTTCTTTTTTAATTTTTTCCATCATTTTTGATTTTCTGCCTCATATAGGTTGTTAAGTATTCTTTTTAGATTTTTTTCAAACTCAATAATTTCTTCTGATGAAAAGCCCTTATAAAAAATTTCATTCATGTCATTAGATACTTGATTGTACTTATCATGCAAAGCTCGTGCCATATCAGTAAGAATAATGCGTATTTGCCGTCTGTCTGCTTTATCAAACAACCTTTTTAAAAATCCGCGAGTTTCAAGCCGATCCAGCATGCTTGTTAATGTAGTCTTAGCAAGTCCTGTTCGTTTTGACAATTCAATAATGGGTAAGTTATCTTCCTGCCATAAGACATACAATATTCTTCCTTGCGCACCATTGAACTCATCTATACCAGCTTCAATAAGCAGCTTTTCAAATACGCGTCCTTGAACCTGTTTTATTTGAGATATCAAAAATCCTCCGTTAGTATCAATCTTAATCACCTCCTTTTATGTAATATAGTACTATATAGTACTAATTTTGTCAACACTTTAGGAGGTGATAAATTGATTTGTAACAAAATTTTATGCTAACTAAATTTTGATTTTGAGAAAAATCAAAAACTATTAAAGAACTATTTTTATACTTATAAAAACTTTAAATCTTTTGGCAACCTTCGCAATAATATATACTGCCTCCCATATATGCTTCTTTTTTTATCTTACCTCCGCATATTTCACAGTTTTGTCCTACAGTATTTTTGCTAAGTTTTGTCTTATAACCTCCAAAACAGCCGAATATATCTTTTTCTGTATCTCTTCCGCCTTCAAAAGTCATTTGAGCAAGTGTAGTTTTTATAGAATTAAACAAATTGTCTTTATCCTCTATAGAAAACGTTCCAACTTTTTTCTTAGGATGAATATGGGCATTGTATAAAATATCCTGCAAAACACCATTTCCAAGTCCAGGAATTCGTTGTTCAGTAGCAAGCAATGCTTTTGCGCTAAGCTTTTCGTTATCCTGTTTCGAAATAATATTGTCAAAATATGTTCTATCAAAATCTTCCGATAGAGGCGACGGCTTAACCTTGGCTTGAAGAAAATATTGATTATTGAAATCTCCTTCTTTAAAGCACCATATTCCTCCATACATTTGGACAGAAACGCTTATTGCAGAAAAGTCGTCAAATTCAATTAGTAATTGATGTTTTTGGGGCTTTTTTTCATTCTCATTATGATATCTTATTGCAACTCCTTCTCCTAATAATATGACTGCATCTTCAGCCTTTATCTCAATCATACTGCCGAAGCCTTGCGCTGTGCCAATCACTTTTTCTGCCAGCAGATCATGATATTTTTGCGGATCGCCATGGTACCATGCAAATTTGTGAGGTGTTTGCGCTGCTATCACATTCATTATCTTTTTTCCAAAGATAACTTGATTAAGTTGTTTTGAAAATGCTATTGCTTCGGGTAGTTCTATCATTTTTATATTTCCTCCAATGCGGAAGTCAAATATTCTATTGCTTTTTCATCCATAGATTTCATTTCTTTAACTATCTCTGCTATGCGCTTACGATTTTGATAATCGCCAAATTTTTTCCACAAATCTTGATCTCTATAATCACCAAGCACACCCCAAACCTTCCAGCACAAATCATGTATGTTCTTAAAACATAATGCTGCTTCTTTTATATTTTGATGGTTAATGTCTTCGGCGACTTTATCCAAAAAAGTTCCTCCCCAATAGCGCGCTTCTGCCATATTGCCTGTCAATTTATAATGTAAATCATGCCGTGCTTTTAGTACATCATCGCTAGCATGGTCTAATTCAGAATTAAGCAGATATTTTATCCATTCGTCATAAGCAGCCAATCCAGCAATATATCCTTCACTTTTTGTCTTTTTAAGTATACTTAATCCAAGCTCCAAAACATCTTTATTAGAAATCTTGCGACCAATTTTTTTTCCAACGATTATAACTTTCCAAAGATTTTCATACCAATTGGCTTTTCGGAACATTCCATTAGATTCTTTTGAACATGG
Proteins encoded:
- a CDS encoding MarR family transcriptional regulator → MDTNGGFLISQIKQVQGRVFEKLLIEAGIDEFNGAQGRILYVLWQEDNLPIIELSKRTGLAKTTLTSMLDRLETRGFLKRLFDKADRRQIRIILTDMARALHDKYNQVSNDMNEIFYKGFSSEEIIEFEKNLKRILNNLYEAENQK
- a CDS encoding endonuclease VIII codes for the protein MIELPEAIAFSKQLNQVIFGKKIMNVIAAQTPHKFAWYHGDPQKYHDLLAEKVIGTAQGFGSMIEIKAEDAVILLGEGVAIRYHNENEKKPQKHQLLIEFDDFSAISVSVQMYGGIWCFKEGDFNNQYFLQAKVKPSPLSEDFDRTYFDNIISKQDNEKLSAKALLATEQRIPGLGNGVLQDILYNAHIHPKKKVGTFSIEDKDNLFNSIKTTLAQMTFEGGRDTEKDIFGCFGGYKTKLSKNTVGQNCEICGGKIKKEAYMGGSIYYCEGCQKI